CATCCGTCCCGAACCAAAACGTGGCGTTAGGTGCCACGCCGGCATTGGCCAGATCCACATAGGCGCCGGCATGTTCCGGAAACGGCGCCACATACGGGGCAAAAATTGCGAAAATCAGGGAGATCACCACAATGGCCAATCCCACCATGGACAATTTGTTGCTGCGGAAGTTATACCAGTAAATACAGAAATTCTCCCGGGTGGATGGCTTCAGAAAGCCTTTTTTCTTTTTGGCTGCATCCATCTTTACAGGTCACCTCCCAGTCGGATCCTCGGGTCCACCATAGCATTGATCACGTCCACGATCAGATTGACCACCAAGAACGTCGCTCCGATTACAAGCACCACTGCACAGACAGAGTTCAAGTCCTTGGTAATCATCGCGTTTGCCCCGTATTTGGAAAATCCCGGCCAGTTGAATACCTGTTCCACCATGAATGCGTTGCCCACCATAGATGCAATGTCCATGCCCATAACTGTGATCACTGACGTGCTGGAGGGCTTGAACAGATATCGATTCATCAGGACTTTTTCCGGCAGGCCATAACTGCGGGAAACGCACATGTACTCCTTTCCCATATTGTCCGTCAGCGCGGAACGCATCAGCCGTGCATCCTGGAACATACCGCCCAGAGAAAGGGCAAACGCGGGCAACAGCAAATGGAGGAACGCGTCCCACGCCGTGGAAAATTGTCCCTGCACCAGGGCATCCAGCACATAGAAGCCCGTGATGGTGTCCGGCGGTGCCACCCCGGTACTCAATCGCCCAAGCGTTGGGATTACCTGCCATAGATTTCCGAATATGACCAGCAGCACAATTGCCACCACGAAGGACGGCACCGCGATTCCGATATAGGAGAACACACGGATGATACTGTCCAGAATGCCATCTCGGTGCCGGGCCGCCGCCCGTCCCAAAATCAGGGAACCGCCCACCATGAACAGGGCGGACCAGAAAATCAGTTCAAAGGTCGCCGGAAGCAGCTGCTTCATGTCCTCTGTAACAGAGCGGCGGGTGGACAGGGAAATACCGAAATCGCCATGAAGCACATCCCGAAACCACAGGATATACTGCACCGGCAGTGGCTTATCTAAATACATCTGTTTTGACAGGTTATCGACTGCCTCCTGGGTCGCGTGCTGCCCCAAAGCCAACCGTGCCGGATCTCCCGGAATAATGCGGGAAAGACAGAAAATGACAATTGAAACTCCTATCAGAACAAATACTCCCTGCAAGAGTCTTTTCAGTATATAGCGAAGCACTTTTCCAACCCCTTTCCTATTGCAGAGCCATTTGGATCACGTCAGTTCCCAATCGACTTTTCGTGTCTTTTCTTCCACCGGCCAATAGGCGTATTTGCTCTGGGAAACGCCCATCAACGCACAAGAAAGTGCGTCGTAAAGAGCCGCTCTGAATGGCTCAATGACCGGAATATCGATCCCGTGTTCCTGCAGTTTTCTCTTCACGCCATCCACCGCCGTGCTCATGCAGGTACAGCCAAAAATCACCGCCCGGGCGCCATCCTGCCGTACCGCTTGGTTGGCAGCCGCCGCAGCCTTGTCCACGAGAGCCTCCTCACTGTTGTGAAGTTCCACCACTGGCATGTGAATGACCGGAATGGATGCCAACTGCCGTTCAAAGCAATAACACCGGATATTTTCACGAATACAGCGGTCGGCATTATCCAGAATCCCGATCACAGAAAAGCGCCCGGCCATTCTGGCGGCCAGTGAACAGCTGGACTGGCATGCCCCCATCACCGGAATTCGGACCAATTCCCGGCATTCAGAGAGTGCGGGATCCAGAAAGCAATCCAGGACAATGGCGTCGAAGCCATCTTTTTCCCCCTGCTGCACCAGCTTTAATATGTAAGGCGCAGCCAGAGCCGAATCGTAAAAGCATTCAATAGACTCACTTCCACCCTCAACGATCCTGCTCTCAAGCTCCACCAGTCCCCCGGTTTCCTCCTTCAGCGCGGCGGCCAGCGCCTGACGGTCCTTTACAGAGACTGCGATCCCCTCTGTATAAATGTCCGGAACAATGTTGAGGATTCTGATCTTTCTCATAGATACCTCCTTTTCGCATCATCTAATTTTGGTCTACTGCCGTGTTATTTATGTTGAAAATTATACGATTGGATTTTGTGTAGAAATATACATTTTTCTTGGGCATTATTTTCATCATAACACACAGCCCTTATGCAAATCTCACATATATCTAGATGTCCAGAACAGCAGAAGGGATCAGGGAATCTCTGTTGTAAGCATCTATGGTCTTTCCTTGACATCTTCCTTAAGAAGCTGAGGGTAGATTTTTAACAGTAATTTGCCCAACTTTAAGTGGAGCGTCTGGAGCCCCTGCTGTATCTCATCGGCCAGACGATAGGGACAGGCGGTAGAACACCGCTATGAAGCCGCCGGAACAACTGCGTTGGCGTCTATTGCAAAGGCCCATTCCCATTGTGGAAATTCCCTGGCATTCCTCGCTGATGGAGAGACGGTCGTGCAACTCACTGAACACGGTTCTGGCGGGAGAAATCAGGAGCTGGCATTGGCCGCTGCAGAAGGAATTGCAGGACTGGACAATGTCTTAATTTTTTCCGTTGCTTCTGATGGAACCGATGGGTCCACTGATGCGGTCGGCGGAATTGTAGATAGGTTCACGTGGAGCCGACTGGAAAAGGCTGGCCTCTCCATTCACCAGATACTAGCTAATAACAGCGCCTATCATGCTTTGAAACAAGTAGATGGGTTGATTCGAACGGGTCCCATAGGGACCAATGTAAATGATGTTTTGGTGCTCCTGATTCAACAAGCTGAAAGGACATGAACAAGCGACTCTGTTGTGATTACGTATCGTGGGCAGCAAGTATCGGTGCCGAAGGCTTTCTGGAGCGGGATCGGAAGCGGGAACAGGCGTGGTAAAAACAGGAGGAAAGGCATAGCATATCCTCTCGAAATAAAACCTGAGGAGAACAAGCAGGGACTGAACGCCCGCTGAAAGATTGAAGCAGTCCGTCTCTCCAAAGATAAGGTTACAGGGTGTTAAGCCCTAATTATTGGTGCTTGAAAGAGCGTCCAGCACATACCTATTTAGTCCAACACGAGGTTGAGCCTACTCACCTCCACGTGCTCTGTAGTACACCTGCTTCCTCAAGCCTATTTTAACAAATTTCAACTTGCTGTATGAGAGGCACCTATGTTTCATCCATTTTGGTGCCTTGGAGCGTAGCGGAAAGGAATGGTCACACCTATGGAATTTAAAGAAGATATTCAAAAGAGACGCACAACATTTCAGTTTACTGGTACACCGGTAACAGCGGAACAGATTAAGTGGATTATTCGGGCCGGAATCACGGCTCCCTCTTTTGACCACAAACGCAAGTGGAATCTTATTGCGGTCACGTCGGAGATGGCAAAGCGAAAAGTCACCGACTACATTGACCCTCTGCCCTGTAAGGACACTCCTCCTGAAAATCCAGTGCAGGAGATGATTCAGATCGCTTTCCCCAAGCAAAAAAGTATGTGCGGAAGCTGGATGTGTCCTTCTGCCGCTGTATAAGCGGGAAGCACAGATCATGATGGAGGTCGGGCCCAGAAAACTGATGGACTTTGTCGAGATCTGGTGCGTCATCGAAAACGTCTTCCTAGCTACCACAGACGAGAGCCTTGGCCGCTCCATGCGAATTCCCACAGAGGAACAGCCGAGGAAGATTTTGGAAGTGCTGGGCTGTCCATCAGGATACCAGCTTCCTTGCATCATCGGAATCGGCCATATTGCAGAAGGGGCTGAATATCGGAGCAGGTTTATCCGGATTTGACGGAGTGTGTTCATTGGAAAATTGGTGAAAATACCTCAGCGGAATTTTTATATGTTGCTTTTGTGTCCGGACTGGTAGTCTATCCATTTGTCCTACACAGTGCTTAGATAATTTACTGCTACCTATCTTATTTCCTATAAATCGCCGGGGCACCAAGATTCTCCTTCCTGGTGCCTTGGCGATTTCTCCATATAAAAGCCTGTGAAAACTGAGCTGGATTCCCGCCAGCAACGTGATGAAGGCATCGCCTTGACATATGCCCGGCGGGAGGAAATAATCGACACTTGTGAAATCTCCAACAGCACCAACGCAGAAACTGCGCCGCATCAGCAATGAAAAGGCCAGCTGGATTAGGAGTTGGATCAATCAATCCGGCCGTTTCTTTTCCTCGGTTTCATATTCATTCTCTCAGATTCTTGCGTTGTCCGTCATCGCTTCATTTTCTTTTGCCCACTTGCTGGATTACGCATATCGCTGTCAGAGGAAGTATCTGATTGGCAAAAGCACTGAATCAAGATGCTTGAATCTGTGTAATTCTCTGAATTTTCTTCTTGTCTCCGCTCAACTCCCTGTTTTGTTGCTTGTACATGATGAGAGGTTGTGTATTTCTCAAATGCGGGGGAGGCATCGTGAAAGAATCGGACTGCAAACGCTATGAGGATCTGCCGCTGTTTCTGAACACGGCAACAGTGGCAAAACTTCTTGGTGTGTCACAATCCAGCTGCTACGAGCTCATGCACGAGCCGGGCTTCCCGGTACTAAAGATCGGCAGCAGGATGGTCGTACCCAAGGAGCAGTTCACCCGCTGGGGGATGAGCATACGGGAGGTGGAAAATCAGGTACGGAAGTGGAACCTACTTCTCTCTGCCCGACGAGATCTTCCTGCTGGGTCTGAATGCCGGTGAACTGGCAGTGTATAGTTACCTCAAACGGTGCGAGGACCGTAAGACGCATCAGTGCTGGCCCAACGATTGGGAGATCTGTGGGTATGAGTGAAAACACAGTGCGCAAGTACATCCGCCAACTGGAGGAACAGGAGCTCCTCTTCACAGAACCGACAGAGATTATGACCAGGGCCGGTCAGAAGCGCAATAGGAATCTGCACCACACCCTCCGTCCCACCCAGGAGGTGGTAAATGCGTACTATGACCGTCAGTTGGCGCGGCTGGAAATCACAGTAATGCGTCAGAAGGCAGCAGCGGCCCAGGCCGGCATGTGACCGCCTGGGCCGCTGTGTGCGGAGGTGACAGCGTGGGCAGGGTACAGGCATTCCGTGTGGGGACTGTGTGCCGCAGCTCCCGTTATTGATTAACGCCTAAATGGGCAGGTGGACCGAGGGGGGAATCGTGCAGGATAAAGGCCGGGGTCGCCGGTAGCACCTCCGGCCGGTCACAACTGCCCGCAGTGCGGGCAGTTGCGAGGGTTTTGCGGTGTATCAAAAGTGGGATCAAAATCCGACCTGTGCTGTCACCTCTGCGGTCACGAACCCGGAACACCTACTGTCACAACAAAAAAACAGAGGTCAAGCCCCAGAAAGGAGCAGTTTATGGGCAGAAAAGAGAAATTCGCCTTCTACCTCTCTCCGGAGAAGAAGGCCATCTTAGAGCGGCGGTACCGGGAGGATTGAAGCCGCAGTCTCACCGCCTTCATCGAACGAGCCGTCGACTTCTATCTGGACTGCTTCAGCGCCAACAACGCAGGACTCTTTCTCCCGGCCTCCATCAAATCCTATGTGGACGGCCGACTGGGACAGTTGGAGAATCGGATGTCCTCTCTGCTGTACAAGCAGGCAGTGGAGCAGGATATGGTAGCCGGCATTCTGGCGGATGCCTATCAATTCAACGAAGATGATCTCCAGCCACGCCGCACGGAGAGTATCAACAAGGCACCTGAGTAAAAGTGAGTTTGAAACGGTGCTGTCTGCCTCAGATTGTGTCAGGCATCCCGTGGAGGATGCTGTACTTCAGAACTTCCAACCGGGATGTCTACGAAAAACTGTTGATGGTCTTGGAATTGGGGTAAATGTCAAATATAAGGGGCAATAAAGGAGTGTGGGCGTGGCTAAAGCCACACCCACACTCCTTTATATCCTCCTGTATTTGACATTTACCATTTTGTGTGTGGGACTCTCTCTTATGCCAGTTTCTTCACTCTATTTTCTTAAAACAACAGGGTTATAACTTTATAGAGAATGAACAGGAACATGATCACAAAGCCACCGCAACGGCTCACTACACGTCTCCAAGACCGCTGTTCCTGACAGCGGTCCGCATGGATAAGTGCCGCCAGAAAAACTCCGCTGCAGGCCAGCAACACCGCCCATAGAAATGTTGCATTGGGCAGAGCAGTTTCCCATGCCAGCAACAGGACGCAGGGAACAAGAATCAAAATTGAGGCGGCGAATTCTGCCAGCTTTCTAGCGACATAAGCATTCACCTTTTTCCCTCCTTCAGCATTTTCTTGGAAAAGAGATTTCCTGTTGCTTATGAATGCTGTGCGGCAGTCTTCCGCAACAGTTGCCGCCCAGCATCCGTCAGTCCGGCTTTCAATCGTCCTTGGCCGAAGACTCTCACCAGTCCCAGATCGGAGAGATGTTCAGAAATGGCACTCAGTTCCATCATGTAGATGGAATGCTTTCCAGAGATCTCGCTCATCGTGGCATCGTCCTTTTCGATCCAATGCATGAACTGGATTGCCTGACTGTCCACTCCATATACGGCAATGGTCTTCAACTCTGTTTCACTCATATTGGCACAGGCCGCGGCATCGCCTTTTTCCGTCAGGGAAAAATATAGCTGGGCAATCAGCCGCTGTCCCTTTCGCTTGACATAGCCGCTCTTCTCCAGAGAATCCAGCGCATTGTGGATATGGCCAGCCTGTAGCTGATGCTCATTGCAGAAGCGCGTCATACTGGTGATAATAGCGCCGGCATTTGAATATCCACGCTTGATGGTTTTCAGAATCTCCATCTGGGCTTCATTGGGTCCCGTCTTTTCATCCACAGGAACAACGGTATCCTTCTTGGTCAGAAAGCTTACAATCACCAGCGTGAGGAAAGAGGCCGGGAAAATCAGCCAGAGGCTGTTCATCTGCTGGGAGTTGGTGGTTAGGATATCCCAGTACAGTACAATGGCCATAGACACGGCAACAGAGGCAATCGCTCCCTTCTGGTTGCCTACCCGCAATAGCCAGGAGTCCAGATAGTAGACAAACAATGGGGCACCCACTCCTGTGCCGAAAGCGAAGAGATAGCTCAGCCCGCCGCTCCAGAAGATGGCGAAGAATACCGAGGCCATTCCATAGATGATGGTGCCCCACTTCGCCCACTGCAGGAGCTTTTTGGTATCACGAATTTTCAGGAAATACTGCGCCACATCACGGACTAGCTGATTCACGCCAGATACCAGGTAGATGTCGCAGGTGGACATGGTGGCCGCCATCAGGCCGGCCATAATACAGGCCGCCAAAGGAATCGGCAAAATATTCATCAAGGCTCCGAACGCCTGACTGGAATCCGTCAGTCCCGGCAGAAGCTGCCGGGCATAGCAGCCGATAAAAGCTCCGACAACACCGGTAAAGTAGGCGATGATCACAGTCCACATCCAGCCGCGCTTGCAGTTCTTTAGACTGCGAGTACCCGCCGCCCGGGCCCAATACGGAGACTGGTTCAGCAGAGACTGGTGCATCATCAGGAAGGTGATGACAGACGGTGCCACAAATTTGATGACAGGGAGCGTACCGAAAGGAAGGGAGAGGAAAGCATCTGGTAGCGCCACTGCATCAGGCAACCCGTACTTCGCGATCAAAAAGGTCGGCAGGATGATGAACTGGATAATGAATACCCAGGAGAACTGAATCACATCTGTGGCGGTAGCCGCCCAGATGCCGCCGAATACCACGTAGGCCGTGACCACCACACCTACCAACAGCATCGCGATTTTGGGGTCAATGCCCAGCGCACCGCCGATGGTCTCGCCGCATCCCACATACTGCCAGCCCAGAATGGCTAGGGAGGCAAAAAGGATTACAATGGTGATGGCCATGCGGCCGCCCTTTCCGTAGCGGTATTCAAACCACTCGGTGGGCGTCAGGGCGCCGGATGTCCGCCAGAAGCCGGCCCAGCACAGCCAAGCCACCAGAGCTCCTGTGCCCCAGCCCAAGTAGAACCACATGCCGCCCATACCGAACATATAGCCGTACATGATAATGGAGGGCAGATAACCGCCAGAGATCAGAATGGAACCGTTGCCGATGGCTGTCATGAAGGCCGTAAACTCCCGGCCGCCAACCATGAATTCCGTCTCATCCTTGGTGGTCTTTTTTCCGATGATCCAGCTCAGTAGCATCATTGCGCATACGTAGACCACAGTAATTAGGATCATCCACATTTGTGAAGTCATACAGATACCTCCTTACGTATGAACATTTCACCAGCATTGGCATTATCCAAAGTATTTCTTGTTGACGCACCACATGTCGTGTCCAGTGAGGAACCACTTAGGCTCTTCCCGCTCCGCCAGCATCATAATCTTGTTGAAGCTGTCATAGCAGGCATAGTGGTCATAGATAACGCTGTTGAGGATAAAGGGTCCCCAGTTCTCAGGTGCAGGTGTGATATCCACAATTTCGCCGCCAATGACCTCCATCTTATCCATCTGCGGGAAGAGAGACTGGGCAATATGGGGCATATCGCCGGTAATCACATACTTGCCCTCTGCAGTCTGGACCTGAATGGCCATACCGCCTAGGGAGTGACCGGGAACCTTGAACAGGCGGATTCCGTTTCCCATGTCAAAATCGCCATCAATCATGCGTACATTCTTGATCTGTGCAAGGTCGCCTGGCGTGCGCGGGTCATAATCTCTTCGAATCTTCTGTGTGGGCAGGGGGTGAAGCATATTGTAATACTCATCCCTCTGAAACAGGTGCTGTGAATTGGGAAACAGCAGCATGCCGCCTGCATGATCGTTGTGGAGGTGGGTATACATGACAATCTCAATATCGTCGGGTGTCAGACCTTCTCCTTTCAGCGCATCCAAAACAAATTGATTGCCGCCCTCCGCCGGACTGTCCGCCCAAGCTTTGCCATCGACAATGTTGTCCTGATGAACACCAGTATCCACAAGAATATTTCTACCATCCTTTTGCAGGAGATACCCACTATAGACAAAGGGATATCTCGTTTGGTCAAGCCCACCATCAAATAAGGACTTATAGCAGGACAGCGTACCATAGTGCAGGCAGGTGATTTTCCAGTTGTTGTTCGCCATATTTTCCATCCTTTCTACTCCAAATGTGAGCCGGTGTTTCATTCACTCCGGCATATGCCATTGCCGGACGCCCTCAAAATAGGGAGCCTGCTTCCGGTATCGGAAGTCATCCTCGTCCTTTTCAGACCAATCATAGAGTCCTTGGCCCGCCTTTTGCCCCGTGCGCCCGG
This DNA window, taken from Dysosmobacter welbionis, encodes the following:
- a CDS encoding nitroreductase family protein translates to MEFKEDIQKRRTTFQFTGTPVTAEQIKWIIRAGITAPSFDHKRKWNLIAVTSEMAKRKVTDYIDPLPCKDTPPENPVQEMIQIAFPKQKSMCGSWMCPSAAV
- a CDS encoding N-acyl homoserine lactonase family protein; amino-acid sequence: MANNNWKITCLHYGTLSCYKSLFDGGLDQTRYPFVYSGYLLQKDGRNILVDTGVHQDNIVDGKAWADSPAEGGNQFVLDALKGEGLTPDDIEIVMYTHLHNDHAGGMLLFPNSQHLFQRDEYYNMLHPLPTQKIRRDYDPRTPGDLAQIKNVRMIDGDFDMGNGIRLFKVPGHSLGGMAIQVQTAEGKYVITGDMPHIAQSLFPQMDKMEVIGGEIVDITPAPENWGPFILNSVIYDHYACYDSFNKIMMLAEREEPKWFLTGHDMWCVNKKYFG
- a CDS encoding sodium:solute symporter family transporter, which produces MTSQMWMILITVVYVCAMMLLSWIIGKKTTKDETEFMVGGREFTAFMTAIGNGSILISGGYLPSIIMYGYMFGMGGMWFYLGWGTGALVAWLCWAGFWRTSGALTPTEWFEYRYGKGGRMAITIVILFASLAILGWQYVGCGETIGGALGIDPKIAMLLVGVVVTAYVVFGGIWAATATDVIQFSWVFIIQFIILPTFLIAKYGLPDAVALPDAFLSLPFGTLPVIKFVAPSVITFLMMHQSLLNQSPYWARAAGTRSLKNCKRGWMWTVIIAYFTGVVGAFIGCYARQLLPGLTDSSQAFGALMNILPIPLAACIMAGLMAATMSTCDIYLVSGVNQLVRDVAQYFLKIRDTKKLLQWAKWGTIIYGMASVFFAIFWSGGLSYLFAFGTGVGAPLFVYYLDSWLLRVGNQKGAIASVAVSMAIVLYWDILTTNSQQMNSLWLIFPASFLTLVIVSFLTKKDTVVPVDEKTGPNEAQMEILKTIKRGYSNAGAIITSMTRFCNEHQLQAGHIHNALDSLEKSGYVKRKGQRLIAQLYFSLTEKGDAAACANMSETELKTIAVYGVDSQAIQFMHWIEKDDATMSEISGKHSIYMMELSAISEHLSDLGLVRVFGQGRLKAGLTDAGRQLLRKTAAQHS
- a CDS encoding aspartate/glutamate racemase family protein, whose translation is MRKIRILNIVPDIYTEGIAVSVKDRQALAAALKEETGGLVELESRIVEGGSESIECFYDSALAAPYILKLVQQGEKDGFDAIVLDCFLDPALSECRELVRIPVMGACQSSCSLAARMAGRFSVIGILDNADRCIRENIRCYCFERQLASIPVIHMPVVELHNSEEALVDKAAAAANQAVRQDGARAVIFGCTCMSTAVDGVKRKLQEHGIDIPVIEPFRAALYDALSCALMGVSQSKYAYWPVEEKTRKVDWELT
- a CDS encoding ABC transporter permease, whose amino-acid sequence is MLRYILKRLLQGVFVLIGVSIVIFCLSRIIPGDPARLALGQHATQEAVDNLSKQMYLDKPLPVQYILWFRDVLHGDFGISLSTRRSVTEDMKQLLPATFELIFWSALFMVGGSLILGRAAARHRDGILDSIIRVFSYIGIAVPSFVVAIVLLVIFGNLWQVIPTLGRLSTGVAPPDTITGFYVLDALVQGQFSTAWDAFLHLLLPAFALSLGGMFQDARLMRSALTDNMGKEYMCVSRSYGLPEKVLMNRYLFKPSSTSVITVMGMDIASMVGNAFMVEQVFNWPGFSKYGANAMITKDLNSVCAVVLVIGATFLVVNLIVDVINAMVDPRIRLGGDL
- a CDS encoding MOFRL family protein is translated as MASIAKAHSHCGNSLAFLADGETVVQLTEHGSGGRNQELALAAAEGIAGLDNVLIFSVASDGTDGSTDAVGGIVDRFTWSRLEKAGLSIHQILANNSAYHALKQVDGLIRTGPIGTNVNDVLVLLIQQAERT